The DNA sequence CACCTTGTAGACAGTGCGCTTTTGTTGCACGGCGGCGATCCGTATCGCGTTTTTGCGGTTAAAGATCGCCTAGCAGGGGTCCAAGATGAGGGCTCTCAGTTGGTAGCAAAAACATTAGCGAGTGCAGAACTTGAAACTGATGATGACTTATGGCTGGACATGTGTGCTGGGCCCGGTGGTAAAACTGCGACATTGGCAGCGATTGCGCAGGAGCGAGGAAGTCGGATCCACGCTAATGAACTACATCCACACCGCCTAGAACTTGTTCTCGATTCGATATCCCCGTGGAGTGATATAATCGATGTCCGTGAAGGTGATGGTCGAGATTTTGGTTCTCCAGACCATCAAGATATTGTGCCTAGTGAGCGCTATTCGCGTATCCTCATTGATGCTCCATGCACAGGAATCGGTGCATTGCGTAGGCGTCCGGAAGCCCGTTGGCGAAAACAAGCTGGTGATGGACTTGACTTAGCAAAATTGCAATTGGAGCTTGTAGAAGCCGGATGGAAAGCTCTCCGGCCTGGTGGTGTTCTTGCATATTCGACATGCTCACCCTATTTGACTGAAACCTCGGATATTGTTGCTAGTTTCATGGAACGCAATCCTGAGGCGATTAAACTGGACACTCCCGCTATTGCATCAACCCAGGCGCGTCAAGAGCTCAGTGGTGTTAATGGTGAATTGCAGTTATGGCCGGATTTACATAATTCGGACGCTATGTTTTTAGTGTTGATTGCCAAACCTGCAAGTGAATAATACGGTACTGACTGGAGGAAATATGGAAGTTCGAATCAATCCATCGATCTTGAATTCTGACTTTTCGCAGCTAGGTGTTGAACTCGATAAAATTTCGAATGCCGATTGGGCGCATGTTGACGTTATGGACAATCATTTTGTTCCAAACTTGACGATGGGTGTACCGGTTGTGGAATCGATTTGCCGTGTAAGCCCTATTCCGATAGATACTCATTTGATGATTGCAGACCCGGATAGGTGGGCACCTAGCTACGTAGAGGCTGGTGCGCAATCTGTTACATTTCATGCTGAAGCAGCCCAAGCTCCGCTTCGGTTAGCTCGTGAATTACGTGCCATGGGTGCGCGTGCTGGGCTAGCTGTTAAACCGGCAACGTCGATCGAACCTTATTTGGATATCCTTGATGAATTCGACATGATTTTGCTGATGACAGTTGAACCAGGTTTCGGGGGTCAAGCGTTTATTGAGTCGATGATGGCGAAAGTTGCTCGCACTCGTGAAGCTGTTAATAAAACTGGACTAGATGTGTGGATACAGGTTGATGGTGGTATATCTAGTGCAACTATTGAGAAGGCCGCACAAGCTGGAGCTGATACATTCGTTGCTGGATCAGCGGTATATCGTTCGCCTGATACACATGCAGAGATTGAGAAACTTCGTTCTCTGGCTAGTAAACACATCCATAGTGCATGACAATATTTGTAGTCCGTTGCTAGACATGGAATAATAGCTATGTGCTCCGGGGTCAGTGTAAGTCTGAACCGGCGGTGATAGTCCGCGACCCACGTCAGTGGTTGACTAGGTGGAATTCCTAGACCGACGGTTATAGTCCGGATGGTAGGAGCAGCATGAGTTCGCTGACCTAGCGTACCCATGTTTCCCCGGTGCCTACGGGG is a window from the Arcanobacterium buesumense genome containing:
- a CDS encoding transcription antitermination factor NusB, which translates into the protein MSSQRPTNWKPGRGTSDRARLAVFDVLVTVEDDGAYANLALPKEIRRARLNKQDAAYATSLCYGTLRLQGRWDAILGHCTNGRPVTELDSAVRVLLRMGTHQLLELHTPAHAAINETVVIARNELSQGIAGFINAVLRRVSERSLAQWQAQLKMDAGGKVNSVAFLSTWYSHPQWIVRALDKALIHHGRTHKDILSVLKADNTPASVALVARGISVEALAEDISRGHMGSAPGHLVDSALLLHGGDPYRVFAVKDRLAGVQDEGSQLVAKTLASAELETDDDLWLDMCAGPGGKTATLAAIAQERGSRIHANELHPHRLELVLDSISPWSDIIDVREGDGRDFGSPDHQDIVPSERYSRILIDAPCTGIGALRRRPEARWRKQAGDGLDLAKLQLELVEAGWKALRPGGVLAYSTCSPYLTETSDIVASFMERNPEAIKLDTPAIASTQARQELSGVNGELQLWPDLHNSDAMFLVLIAKPASE
- the rpe gene encoding ribulose-phosphate 3-epimerase, which codes for MEVRINPSILNSDFSQLGVELDKISNADWAHVDVMDNHFVPNLTMGVPVVESICRVSPIPIDTHLMIADPDRWAPSYVEAGAQSVTFHAEAAQAPLRLARELRAMGARAGLAVKPATSIEPYLDILDEFDMILLMTVEPGFGGQAFIESMMAKVARTREAVNKTGLDVWIQVDGGISSATIEKAAQAGADTFVAGSAVYRSPDTHAEIEKLRSLASKHIHSA